A stretch of Imperialibacter roseus DNA encodes these proteins:
- a CDS encoding ABC transporter permease, with translation MSNKPIEKSIPSPPKWLLTFLRWFCDPDLLEDVEGDLTELFERRAESSSTRARWLFALDVLKLLRPGIVKNVAFVTTQNNNAMLFNHIKMAIRHALRYKGYTVLNLFGLIVGLTSSMLILLWVNDEVEKDQFHVNADRIYQVWRNMYQANGEVITTGSIPGPLGDALANNYPEVDEVTYYSWELELLFRLDENVSYEKGRYVSPEFFSIFSFPFAAGDPASALKDPHSVVISEKLAKKYFGESWKTAALSKVIKIDESQEFTVSGIFEDIGSQSSMTFDFVLPAHEYIARNEWIKSWFNGGFSIYFTVKPGADLAAVQQRIEQEINKNTDNAADERLMVLKATDTYLHSNFKNGVPSGGRVQYVRILTIIAIFLLVISCINFMNLATARASRRTKEIGVRKVLGAQRRTLGQQFMVESFMITIVAALLSIGCVLLIIPYFNGLTDKQLYLDFTDARFWMGIFALIAVTGLLSGSYPALLLPSFKVTNSLKGAVRQSASSIYFRNGLVVFQFALSIILIIGSLVVARQMNFVLHKNLGLDKENMAYLYMPQDLANRRDVYRTELLNIPEVKEVSFASGNPLQYGRSTGSSQWDGKDPNAEIEVNVLMVDLGFFSSMGMEIVDGRDFSKDFASDTANYIINEVMADIMGFNEPLGQNLSIWGSKGKVIGIVKNFHMQSLYEPIAPVIVTYNPSYTSVALIRLQNDIPKAIAGIEKVTTALSPAFPFQYEFMDTSYAASYRTEMSLSALVNIFAIVSIFISCLGLFGLSSFSADLRSKEIGIRKVHGASVAGLVMLLSRDYARLMIVAFVLAAPVAWYYMQEWLNGFAFRTDLTLTAFLLAGLTAFVVGALTVSVKSYQAASVNPTRTLKDE, from the coding sequence ATGAGCAACAAACCTATAGAAAAGTCCATTCCATCGCCGCCCAAGTGGCTACTGACGTTTCTTCGCTGGTTCTGCGATCCGGATCTACTGGAAGACGTGGAAGGCGACCTGACTGAATTATTCGAGCGGCGGGCGGAAAGCAGTTCAACCCGGGCACGGTGGCTATTTGCGTTGGATGTATTAAAGCTCCTCCGGCCAGGTATCGTCAAAAACGTTGCATTTGTCACAACTCAAAATAACAACGCTATGCTATTCAATCACATTAAAATGGCGATTCGCCATGCGCTGAGGTACAAAGGGTACACTGTGCTCAATCTTTTCGGGCTCATTGTGGGGCTTACGTCGAGTATGCTTATTCTACTATGGGTCAACGATGAGGTAGAAAAGGACCAGTTTCATGTAAACGCCGACCGCATCTATCAGGTATGGCGCAATATGTACCAGGCCAACGGTGAGGTTATCACCACCGGAAGCATTCCCGGCCCTTTGGGAGATGCGCTGGCCAACAATTACCCAGAAGTGGATGAAGTAACCTACTACAGCTGGGAGCTGGAGCTTTTGTTTCGCCTCGACGAAAACGTGTCTTATGAAAAGGGGAGGTATGTGTCACCCGAATTCTTCAGCATTTTTAGTTTTCCTTTTGCCGCAGGTGATCCGGCGAGCGCTTTGAAAGACCCGCATTCGGTTGTAATCTCCGAAAAACTCGCTAAAAAGTATTTTGGAGAAAGCTGGAAAACAGCTGCATTAAGTAAGGTGATTAAAATAGATGAAAGTCAGGAGTTTACAGTGTCTGGCATTTTTGAAGACATCGGTAGTCAGTCTTCAATGACTTTTGATTTTGTGCTCCCTGCCCACGAGTACATCGCCCGTAACGAGTGGATCAAGAGCTGGTTCAATGGCGGTTTTAGTATCTACTTTACAGTGAAGCCTGGCGCCGATCTGGCCGCCGTGCAGCAAAGGATAGAGCAGGAGATCAACAAAAATACAGACAATGCAGCTGATGAGCGGCTCATGGTGCTGAAGGCCACAGACACCTACCTGCATTCCAATTTCAAAAACGGCGTGCCCTCCGGTGGACGGGTTCAATATGTGAGAATACTTACGATCATCGCTATTTTTCTACTAGTGATTTCCTGCATCAACTTCATGAACCTTGCTACAGCCAGGGCCAGCCGGAGAACGAAAGAAATTGGCGTTAGAAAGGTGCTTGGCGCCCAAAGGCGCACGCTGGGGCAGCAGTTTATGGTAGAATCATTCATGATCACCATTGTAGCAGCATTGCTTTCCATAGGATGTGTGCTGCTCATCATCCCTTACTTCAACGGCCTTACGGACAAACAGCTCTACCTTGATTTTACAGACGCAAGGTTTTGGATGGGGATATTCGCTTTGATTGCTGTTACCGGCTTGCTTTCCGGGAGTTACCCTGCTTTGCTATTGCCCTCCTTCAAAGTGACTAACTCGCTGAAAGGAGCAGTCCGGCAGTCTGCCTCAAGCATCTATTTCAGAAACGGCCTTGTCGTTTTCCAGTTTGCTTTGTCCATTATTCTGATCATTGGAAGCCTGGTGGTCGCCCGGCAGATGAATTTTGTGCTCCACAAAAACCTGGGCCTCGACAAAGAAAACATGGCATACTTGTACATGCCGCAGGACCTGGCCAACCGAAGGGACGTATACAGAACCGAGTTGCTCAATATACCCGAGGTAAAGGAAGTGTCTTTTGCCAGCGGCAATCCACTGCAATACGGCCGCTCAACAGGCAGCTCGCAGTGGGACGGCAAAGATCCCAATGCAGAAATAGAAGTCAATGTATTGATGGTGGATTTGGGTTTTTTCTCTTCCATGGGAATGGAGATAGTTGACGGTCGTGATTTCTCGAAGGACTTCGCCTCGGACACTGCCAATTATATCATCAACGAAGTAATGGCCGACATCATGGGTTTCAACGAGCCACTGGGTCAAAACCTGTCTATTTGGGGTAGCAAAGGCAAAGTGATCGGCATCGTGAAAAACTTTCACATGCAAAGCCTGTATGAGCCGATTGCGCCTGTTATTGTTACCTACAATCCTTCGTACACCTCGGTAGCACTCATCAGACTTCAAAACGACATACCCAAGGCCATAGCAGGTATTGAAAAGGTAACAACGGCCCTTAGCCCTGCTTTTCCCTTTCAGTATGAGTTCATGGACACCAGCTATGCCGCATCCTACCGCACTGAAATGTCGCTCAGCGCTCTGGTGAACATTTTTGCCATCGTATCGATCTTTATTTCCTGCCTGGGGCTGTTTGGACTGTCGTCCTTTTCAGCCGACCTGCGTTCCAAGGAAATTGGCATCAGAAAAGTGCATGGTGCCAGTGTAGCAGGGTTAGTCATGCTACTTTCGAGAGACTACGCCAGACTGATGATTGTCGCCTTTGTGCTGGCGGCACCGGTGGCCTGGTATTATATGCAGGAGTGGCTCAACGGTTTTGCCTTTAGAACTGACCTAACGTTGACCGCTTTTCTGCTGGCTGGGCTCACTGCATTCGTAGTAGGTGCTCTGACAGTGAGCGTGAAGTCGTATCAGGCAGCGAGTGTGAATCCGACGAGAACGCTGAAGGATGAATGA
- a CDS encoding PadR family transcriptional regulator — MGKYSIGEFEEIVLLTVAVLYGNAYGITIKEEIETRLRRSVSVGAMRIALKRLEKKGFLTSEFGEATAVRGGKRKRFFKVTPFGKKALEEAMAARQQLWEAIPAVAFDFKFI; from the coding sequence ATGGGCAAGTATTCAATAGGGGAGTTCGAGGAAATTGTGTTGTTGACCGTGGCGGTGCTTTACGGCAACGCCTACGGTATCACCATCAAAGAAGAAATAGAAACAAGGCTCAGGCGGTCGGTGAGTGTGGGTGCCATGCGCATTGCCCTTAAGCGGCTTGAGAAGAAAGGCTTTCTGACATCCGAGTTTGGCGAGGCCACTGCCGTAAGGGGCGGGAAGAGAAAACGTTTTTTCAAAGTAACCCCCTTTGGGAAGAAGGCGCTTGAAGAGGCCATGGCGGCTCGTCAGCAACTTTGGGAGGCCATTCCGGCAGTCGCCTTCGACTTTAAGTTTATATGA